The Vibrio nitrifigilis genome window below encodes:
- a CDS encoding non-ribosomal peptide synthetase — translation MFDNDSPQETKSSPSFQSLPLSSAQQGIWFAQQVNPDAASHVFKIAEYFDINGVVDTSALEQAIRQTVSEAQAYQVTIHEVEDECFQTCSLHPDWHLPILDMSGDESPFTSALEWMQRDIDTPMDLSSGPLFSFAIIKLDSSRTCLYQCVHHIINDGLGGHLFIDRVLSLYNAAIDNTQSAGHATFGTLQEVQQAELHYLESERFSKDKDFWVNKYQQRANSVSLSGKTAACLSVYRYQNYLSTKLTSQLRDLASRYHVTLPQLLVSLLGGYLYRMTGQESMLVGFPVSGRRNKALRSTPTMAVNVVPVELNFSPETTLEQSLSAIKRDLFGALKHQDYRSEALKAELGLFNEQHPLFSTLINIVPFKEQIAFGQAPATVHNLSTGPTDDLSITLYERGLDGGLELSLAANTALYSDDEVDAHGKRMVHFLAAAVANANGNIHQLDIALPSEKQSILQHFNDTKTPFSAQSGLHELIEQQVNFHPNAPALDFNGAVMSYAQLNQKANQLAHWLQDHGVQATDRVAISLPRNCELIVAVLATLKVGATYVPMDPNYPLERRLYMVKDCQPKVILTLSSSDLFTQSFSSATLVVDFEEALQESQSLSNGNLSMGEFDSQQLAYLIYTSGSTGHPKGVMLSHRNACNLVEWAISEYGPKLFSRTLFSTSLNFDLSVYEIFSTLSCGGCLVIVENALSLLEKEYDLTLINTVPSALSALVDGKAIPSSVQVVNVAGEPLKKELAQRFFELTPIPSLCNLYAPSETTTYSTFVRMYRGQPFAPHIGKPLNNTQVYILDAQQKLLPPGVIGEIYIGGEGVAQGYINLAAMTEERFVSDPFANDGKAKMYKTGDLGRWTTDGNIEFLGRNDFQVKIRGFRIELGEIESTLLSHPAVDNAVVVAQEDVNGQPQLVAYYTLTKAVNVEQLIEFVSQPLADYMVPAAMVALDTMPLTQNGKVDRKALPAPNASAFVSTQYVEPKGENEQRLASIWQQLIGIEKISRNDNFFQIGGHSLLAARLISRLRSEFGTELSLAQIFNHPTLKAMAKILVQSSVVSQLPDIVPTHEGDTYPLTFAQKGLWLLEQLDGSSLVAYVMKNSVEFHGPLDFSALEVAFLTVIERHAPLRTKFISVDGQPLQQVMPAPDSFVIQRDGEFVVEFDLNEGYLIRAHIAEQDPNTHTLTIAMHHIISDGWSTRIILNELIAAYNSELSGAPLDLDSLPIQYGDYARWQQTHYQGEWYENQKSYWFEQLEGIPECVSLPLDFVRPEQQNYAGLTFPITIDHELTQNIKALAQRHHSTLYMTLLASFSLLIGRLSNQTDVVIGTPIAGRNRTELEDLVGMFVNTQALRVNLDQVTDVSSLIHQVKATVLKAQTNQDVSFEQIVEAVAPNRNMAHNPIYQVIFALHNTPNQLAQMQDVDVQVVMGDSDTAQFDLSVGLYEVDGQLSGYVNFATALFKQETVERFMACWHTLLSHMVQQDTLQPLALPMLPEQEQQRVVEDFNRGKQDFFSHVTITQRFEEQAERFADRIAVSYENNHLTYAQLNARANQLAHWLMANGVKPDSRVAIALERSEKLLIAILATLKAGGAYVPLDPNYPQERLQYSLQDSEPEVVITTSALVDKLGNLPVNTQLALLDKPEWLDLTIDNIAAECSGLTAQHMAYIIYTSGSTGKPKGVMVEHHNVMRLMAATQGDFQFNERDVWTLFHSYAFDFSVWEIWGALLFGGRLVVVPHLVSRAPDDFYQLLCNEQVTVLNQTPSAFRQLIAAQSEQPHDLRYVIFGGEALELSALSPWYQKSLNRHTQLINMYGITETTVHTTYYPLTAADVYRTGASPIGRGLNDLRLYILDEFRQPVPVGVTGELYVSGAGVARGYLNRAELTAERFMLDPFVADGQTRMYKSGDLGRWLDDGSIEYLGRNDDQVKIRGFRIELGEIEACVRSFDQVQDAAVIAAPNASGDYHIVAYYVSEPAQSAFDLEALRAHVADLVPNYMVPSAWMQLDVMPLTGNGKLDRRALPEVTTQDVVRHAYQAPQTDNEMLLASLWSELLGVEQIGRQDNFFELGGHSLLAVQLMAMLREHHCDIAVKHLFNQPDLASLAATMDPSEDSHVVIEENRIPQGCDSITPEMLPLANLSQESIDGICAQVSGGASNVQDIYPLAPLQEGILFHHLVQEQGDAYLTRFITGFSTESQLDAFLSGLQAVINRHDILRTAVAWQGLNQPMQVVWREAKMPIQTLSFDQQSQATGESVAECFQRHFDPATTRIELSAAPLIHAYRVYDQQEQRWLLCLLIHHLINDHTTLELLVEEVFAHIDGRTDQLLEPVPFRQFIGQIERRRDADREREYFTAQLADIDEPCAPFGLLNVQNSAQDIEQSTTYIDSASAVQLRQLAKQHNVSTASMFHLAWSMVLRAATGRHDVVFGTVLFGRMGAGINSDRTLGMFLNTVPLRLTLADQSASQLVAMTHQALAELLDYEHASLIMTQQCSGVAAQTPLFTSLLNYRYQGGSDAQAKILDRIDLVFSAEQTNYPISLDINDHASGEFSFDLHVDRTIGCERVAIMLNNAIEQLVDALANSSENSFNPSILAVAERTQVLEGFNQTERDYPTDTCIHHRIEQTAAHYANDIAVVDEDKQLTFAEFNAQANQLAHWLVQQGVTPDSRVGVSLDRSCELVVALVAILKAGGAYVPMDPGYPEDRLEYMVQDSRPVVLLTTSELRPRLGQVPSDVQIAYFERALPWANEAATNLDSASLGLSARSLAYLIYTSGSTGKPKGVMNEHCGVVNRLSWMAEDYGFSRDDVILQKTPFSFDVSVWEFFCPLWVGATLVMAKPEGHKDPQYLRELIERRQVSILHFVPPMLQMFLEGCEADDCPSLRLMFCSGEALPAETIRRTYQMLPHIELHNLYGPTEAAVDVTQWHCPRNLAGDRVSIGSSVANTRMYVLDAQGQPAPVGVAGEIFIGGIQVARGYLNRDDLTAERFVRDPFVAEGAMYKTGDVGRWLPDGTIEYQGRNDDQVKIRGFRVELGEISSALKGCQAVLEAVVIAKGSSANKRLIGYFTSESDLSIEALKAEMGERLPEYMVPAALVQIAEIPLTPNGKMDRKALPEPSDDAFVRRDYVAPQGEVENELATIWQTLLDTAQVGRFDNFFSWADTHC, via the coding sequence ATGTTTGATAATGACAGTCCGCAAGAGACTAAAAGCAGTCCTTCGTTTCAATCCTTACCTTTGTCTAGTGCTCAGCAAGGGATTTGGTTTGCTCAACAAGTAAACCCAGATGCAGCAAGTCATGTATTTAAAATTGCTGAATATTTTGACATTAATGGTGTTGTTGATACCTCAGCACTTGAACAAGCTATTCGACAAACTGTTTCTGAAGCACAAGCTTACCAAGTGACAATCCATGAAGTAGAGGACGAGTGTTTCCAAACGTGTTCTTTACACCCGGATTGGCACTTGCCGATATTAGATATGAGTGGTGATGAATCGCCGTTCACTTCTGCTTTGGAATGGATGCAAAGAGATATCGATACTCCAATGGATTTGTCGTCTGGACCTCTTTTTTCCTTTGCAATCATTAAATTAGATTCATCTAGAACCTGCCTCTATCAATGCGTGCACCACATCATCAATGATGGGTTAGGAGGGCATTTATTTATTGATCGTGTGCTGTCTCTTTACAATGCCGCGATTGATAATACCCAAAGTGCCGGCCATGCTACTTTTGGTACTTTACAAGAAGTACAGCAAGCAGAGCTGCACTACCTGGAATCAGAACGATTTAGTAAAGATAAAGATTTTTGGGTTAATAAATATCAGCAACGTGCCAATTCAGTGAGTTTATCTGGTAAAACAGCTGCTTGCCTGAGCGTCTATCGTTATCAAAACTACCTTTCAACTAAACTTACCTCACAATTACGTGATTTAGCGTCGCGTTACCACGTCACATTACCTCAGCTATTAGTTTCATTACTTGGGGGGTATCTTTATCGCATGACTGGCCAGGAATCTATGTTAGTAGGATTCCCTGTTTCTGGTCGTCGCAATAAAGCATTACGCTCTACACCTACAATGGCCGTTAATGTTGTGCCTGTAGAACTTAATTTCTCACCTGAAACAACTCTGGAACAGAGTTTATCAGCTATCAAACGCGATCTTTTTGGCGCCCTAAAACACCAAGATTATCGTAGTGAGGCTCTTAAAGCGGAGTTGGGGTTATTTAACGAACAACACCCATTATTTTCTACGTTAATCAACATTGTTCCGTTTAAAGAGCAAATTGCATTTGGGCAAGCTCCTGCGACAGTCCATAACCTCTCTACTGGTCCGACAGATGATCTCTCTATCACTCTTTATGAACGTGGACTTGATGGCGGGTTAGAACTTTCGTTAGCTGCTAACACGGCACTCTACAGTGACGATGAAGTCGATGCGCACGGTAAACGCATGGTGCATTTTTTAGCGGCAGCTGTCGCCAATGCAAACGGAAATATTCATCAATTAGACATCGCACTTCCTAGCGAAAAACAATCGATTTTACAGCATTTTAACGACACAAAAACGCCATTTTCTGCGCAAAGTGGCCTACATGAACTGATTGAACAACAAGTTAATTTTCATCCTAATGCGCCAGCGCTAGATTTTAATGGCGCCGTTATGAGTTATGCTCAGCTCAATCAAAAAGCGAATCAGCTTGCACATTGGCTACAAGATCACGGCGTACAAGCAACAGACAGAGTCGCTATATCATTACCGCGTAATTGTGAGCTTATTGTTGCGGTATTGGCAACGTTAAAAGTGGGTGCAACCTATGTACCGATGGATCCTAACTACCCACTTGAACGCCGTTTGTACATGGTTAAAGATTGTCAGCCTAAGGTCATTCTGACTCTCAGCTCTTCAGATTTGTTCACGCAATCGTTTTCCTCTGCGACGTTAGTTGTCGATTTTGAAGAAGCCTTACAAGAATCACAGTCATTATCCAACGGCAATCTATCGATGGGTGAGTTTGACTCACAACAGTTGGCATATCTCATTTACACGTCTGGTTCTACTGGTCATCCCAAAGGCGTGATGTTATCGCATCGCAATGCGTGTAACTTGGTCGAATGGGCAATTAGTGAATACGGGCCAAAACTGTTTTCTCGTACACTATTTTCGACGTCGCTTAACTTCGATTTGTCAGTTTATGAAATTTTCTCAACCTTAAGCTGCGGTGGATGTCTTGTTATTGTTGAAAATGCGTTGAGTTTGCTTGAGAAGGAATACGATCTTACTCTGATCAATACTGTGCCGTCAGCCTTGAGTGCGTTAGTCGATGGTAAGGCGATTCCATCATCAGTACAGGTAGTTAATGTTGCTGGTGAGCCTCTTAAAAAAGAGCTCGCGCAACGCTTCTTTGAGCTAACCCCAATCCCGTCCCTATGCAATCTGTATGCACCTTCAGAAACGACCACGTATTCAACATTTGTCCGTATGTACCGAGGTCAGCCGTTTGCCCCACATATTGGTAAGCCGTTAAATAATACCCAAGTGTATATTTTGGATGCCCAACAAAAGCTGTTGCCTCCTGGGGTGATTGGCGAAATTTATATCGGTGGTGAAGGGGTTGCACAGGGCTATATTAATTTAGCTGCCATGACCGAAGAGCGCTTTGTTTCCGATCCCTTTGCCAATGATGGCAAGGCCAAAATGTATAAAACGGGGGATTTGGGGCGTTGGACAACTGATGGCAATATTGAATTTTTAGGGCGTAACGATTTCCAAGTAAAAATTCGCGGTTTCCGTATTGAACTGGGAGAGATTGAATCGACGTTGCTCAGTCATCCAGCCGTTGATAATGCCGTTGTCGTTGCCCAGGAAGATGTGAATGGTCAGCCTCAGTTGGTGGCTTATTACACATTAACTAAAGCGGTGAACGTCGAGCAATTGATTGAATTTGTTAGCCAGCCGTTAGCCGATTATATGGTGCCCGCCGCTATGGTTGCCTTGGACACCATGCCATTAACGCAAAACGGTAAGGTTGACAGAAAAGCATTACCCGCTCCAAATGCAAGTGCTTTTGTTAGTACTCAATATGTGGAGCCAAAAGGCGAGAATGAGCAACGATTAGCGTCAATTTGGCAGCAATTGATCGGAATTGAAAAAATCAGTCGTAACGACAATTTCTTCCAAATTGGTGGCCATTCACTACTGGCCGCACGTTTGATTTCTCGGTTACGCTCAGAGTTTGGCACTGAACTGTCTCTAGCGCAGATTTTTAATCATCCCACCTTGAAAGCAATGGCAAAGATCTTGGTTCAGTCTTCAGTAGTTTCCCAGCTACCCGATATTGTACCGACGCATGAAGGGGATACATATCCACTGACCTTTGCCCAAAAAGGTTTATGGTTACTTGAGCAGCTAGATGGCAGCTCCCTAGTGGCTTATGTGATGAAAAATAGCGTTGAGTTCCATGGCCCATTAGATTTTTCTGCATTGGAAGTGGCATTTCTAACCGTGATCGAACGTCATGCGCCACTACGCACCAAATTTATTAGTGTTGATGGTCAACCGTTACAACAAGTTATGCCGGCGCCGGACAGCTTCGTCATTCAACGTGATGGCGAATTTGTGGTCGAATTTGACTTAAACGAAGGCTATCTCATTCGCGCTCATATTGCAGAGCAAGATCCAAACACCCACACATTAACGATTGCGATGCACCATATCATTTCAGATGGTTGGTCAACCCGGATCATTCTTAATGAGTTAATTGCTGCATACAACAGTGAACTGTCTGGAGCGCCGTTGGATTTAGATTCGTTACCTATTCAGTACGGAGATTACGCTCGTTGGCAACAGACTCATTATCAAGGTGAATGGTATGAAAATCAAAAATCTTACTGGTTTGAACAGCTAGAAGGTATTCCTGAATGTGTCTCTTTGCCGTTAGATTTTGTCCGCCCTGAGCAGCAAAATTATGCAGGACTCACGTTCCCAATCACAATTGATCATGAACTAACGCAGAACATTAAAGCATTAGCACAGCGTCATCACAGCACATTGTACATGACGTTACTCGCCAGTTTCTCGTTGTTAATCGGGCGATTATCCAATCAAACGGATGTGGTGATTGGAACACCGATTGCCGGGCGTAACCGTACTGAGTTAGAAGATTTGGTAGGGATGTTTGTTAATACGCAGGCATTACGTGTGAACTTAGACCAAGTGACTGATGTTTCATCGTTAATCCACCAAGTGAAAGCGACGGTTCTTAAAGCACAAACCAACCAAGATGTGTCATTTGAGCAAATCGTAGAAGCGGTGGCGCCCAATCGTAATATGGCACATAACCCTATCTACCAAGTGATTTTTGCACTCCATAATACGCCAAACCAACTGGCTCAAATGCAAGATGTTGATGTCCAAGTAGTGATGGGAGACTCGGATACTGCTCAGTTTGACTTAAGTGTTGGTCTTTATGAAGTGGATGGTCAGCTTAGTGGCTATGTAAACTTTGCTACTGCGCTATTTAAACAAGAAACGGTTGAGCGTTTCATGGCATGTTGGCATACGTTACTTAGCCATATGGTGCAGCAAGATACTCTTCAACCGCTAGCGTTGCCTATGCTGCCAGAACAAGAGCAGCAACGTGTTGTTGAGGACTTTAACCGCGGTAAGCAGGACTTTTTTTCGCATGTAACGATCACACAGCGCTTTGAAGAACAAGCTGAACGTTTCGCCGATCGTATTGCGGTAAGTTATGAAAACAACCACCTTACCTATGCTCAGCTAAACGCACGAGCCAACCAGTTGGCGCATTGGCTAATGGCTAATGGGGTTAAACCAGATAGTCGAGTTGCTATTGCACTTGAACGCAGTGAAAAGCTATTAATTGCGATTTTGGCAACGCTGAAAGCTGGCGGCGCTTATGTGCCACTTGATCCTAATTACCCACAAGAACGCTTGCAATACTCACTGCAAGATAGCGAGCCAGAAGTGGTTATTACCACGAGTGCACTGGTTGATAAACTCGGTAATTTGCCGGTCAATACACAATTAGCCTTGTTAGATAAGCCAGAGTGGCTTGATCTTACCATCGACAACATTGCCGCTGAGTGCAGTGGTCTCACCGCCCAACATATGGCGTATATTATCTACACTTCAGGTTCGACAGGTAAGCCGAAAGGAGTGATGGTTGAGCATCATAATGTGATGCGTCTGATGGCCGCCACACAGGGTGATTTTCAATTTAATGAGCGCGATGTCTGGACCTTATTCCACTCCTATGCATTTGACTTTTCAGTATGGGAGATTTGGGGAGCGTTGCTGTTCGGTGGTCGTTTAGTCGTGGTGCCACACTTAGTATCAAGAGCCCCTGACGACTTCTATCAGCTATTGTGTAACGAACAGGTTACCGTATTAAACCAAACACCAAGTGCATTTCGCCAACTGATTGCTGCTCAATCAGAACAGCCACATGATTTACGCTATGTGATCTTCGGTGGTGAAGCTCTTGAGTTATCCGCGTTATCACCTTGGTACCAAAAATCCCTTAATCGTCATACCCAGTTGATTAATATGTATGGCATTACGGAAACCACCGTACATACCACATATTATCCACTGACGGCTGCAGATGTGTATCGCACGGGTGCCAGCCCCATTGGACGTGGTCTAAACGATCTGCGGTTATATATTCTCGATGAATTCCGTCAGCCGGTACCTGTTGGTGTCACGGGTGAACTGTATGTCAGTGGAGCAGGTGTTGCACGCGGTTATCTTAACCGTGCAGAACTCACCGCTGAGCGATTTATGCTGGACCCATTTGTTGCCGATGGTCAAACCCGAATGTACAAATCCGGAGACCTAGGGCGTTGGTTAGATGATGGCAGTATTGAGTATTTGGGTCGTAACGATGACCAGGTGAAAATTCGAGGCTTCCGCATTGAATTGGGCGAGATCGAAGCTTGTGTCCGTAGCTTTGACCAAGTACAAGATGCCGCCGTTATCGCTGCCCCCAATGCAAGTGGTGACTATCATATCGTTGCTTACTATGTGAGTGAACCAGCTCAATCGGCGTTCGATCTTGAAGCATTACGGGCTCACGTGGCTGATTTAGTGCCAAATTATATGGTGCCATCGGCTTGGATGCAGCTTGATGTGATGCCATTAACCGGAAACGGTAAACTGGATCGCAGAGCGTTGCCAGAGGTGACAACGCAAGATGTGGTCCGCCACGCTTACCAAGCACCACAAACCGACAATGAAATGTTGTTAGCTTCCCTGTGGAGTGAATTGCTGGGCGTTGAACAAATTGGACGTCAAGATAATTTCTTTGAACTGGGCGGCCACTCATTGCTTGCGGTTCAATTGATGGCCATGCTGCGAGAGCATCATTGTGATATCGCAGTTAAACATCTCTTTAATCAACCAGACCTCGCTTCGTTAGCGGCAACCATGGATCCAAGTGAAGACAGTCACGTTGTGATTGAAGAAAATCGCATTCCGCAAGGGTGTGACTCCATCACTCCAGAGATGTTGCCTTTAGCTAACTTATCCCAAGAGAGTATCGATGGCATCTGTGCTCAAGTGTCGGGTGGGGCGAGTAATGTTCAAGACATCTATCCATTGGCGCCTTTACAAGAAGGGATTCTGTTCCACCATCTCGTTCAAGAACAAGGTGATGCTTACCTGACGCGTTTCATTACTGGATTTAGCACAGAGTCACAACTTGATGCGTTTTTAAGTGGCTTACAAGCGGTGATTAATCGTCATGACATCTTACGCACAGCAGTCGCATGGCAAGGATTAAACCAGCCAATGCAAGTGGTGTGGCGTGAAGCGAAGATGCCAATTCAAACGTTATCGTTTGATCAACAGAGCCAAGCAACAGGGGAGAGCGTGGCAGAATGTTTTCAACGGCACTTCGATCCTGCCACAACGCGTATTGAATTATCGGCCGCGCCATTGATTCACGCCTACCGTGTCTACGACCAACAGGAGCAGCGGTGGTTATTGTGTCTGTTAATTCACCATTTGATCAATGACCACACAACGCTAGAACTCTTGGTCGAAGAGGTCTTTGCCCATATTGATGGTCGTACTGATCAGTTGTTAGAACCAGTGCCATTCCGTCAATTTATCGGCCAAATAGAGCGACGTCGTGATGCTGACCGCGAGCGTGAATACTTTACGGCACAACTTGCTGATATCGATGAGCCTTGTGCGCCATTCGGACTGTTAAATGTGCAAAATTCTGCACAAGACATTGAGCAATCAACTACTTACATTGATAGCGCCAGTGCTGTGCAGTTACGCCAGTTAGCTAAACAACACAATGTCAGTACGGCCAGTATGTTCCACCTCGCTTGGTCGATGGTATTACGTGCGGCAACAGGGCGTCATGATGTGGTGTTTGGTACCGTGTTATTTGGTCGTATGGGCGCGGGAATTAATTCTGATCGTACTTTAGGTATGTTCCTCAATACCGTTCCATTACGTTTGACACTGGCAGACCAATCAGCCAGTCAATTGGTGGCAATGACTCACCAAGCACTCGCTGAATTATTAGACTATGAGCATGCCTCATTGATCATGACTCAGCAGTGCAGTGGTGTAGCTGCGCAAACGCCATTATTTACTAGCTTGCTGAATTATCGTTATCAAGGTGGGAGTGATGCGCAAGCTAAAATTCTCGACCGCATTGATCTCGTGTTCAGTGCTGAGCAAACCAACTATCCAATATCGCTGGATATTAACGATCATGCCAGTGGCGAGTTCTCGTTTGATTTGCACGTAGATCGCACTATTGGTTGTGAACGTGTTGCTATCATGCTGAATAATGCTATTGAACAGTTGGTGGATGCACTAGCAAACTCATCAGAAAATAGCTTCAATCCATCCATTCTAGCCGTAGCAGAGCGCACTCAAGTGCTGGAAGGCTTTAACCAAACTGAGCGTGATTACCCAACCGATACTTGCATTCATCACCGTATCGAACAAACCGCAGCACACTATGCCAATGACATTGCCGTGGTCGATGAAGACAAACAACTCACTTTTGCCGAGTTTAACGCGCAAGCGAACCAACTGGCACACTGGCTGGTGCAACAAGGGGTGACACCGGATAGTCGCGTGGGCGTTTCCCTTGACCGTAGCTGTGAATTAGTGGTTGCTCTGGTGGCGATTCTTAAAGCGGGCGGTGCGTATGTGCCAATGGACCCGGGTTATCCAGAAGACCGCTTGGAATATATGGTGCAAGACAGCCGCCCAGTGGTGCTGTTAACAACGTCTGAGTTGCGTCCTCGATTAGGACAAGTACCAAGTGATGTGCAAATCGCTTATTTTGAAAGGGCACTCCCTTGGGCCAATGAAGCTGCAACCAATCTCGACTCAGCCAGCTTAGGCTTAAGCGCTCGCAGCTTGGCGTACTTGATTTACACCTCGGGCTCAACGGGTAAACCGAAAGGTGTCATGAATGAACATTGTGGCGTGGTCAACCGTTTAAGCTGGATGGCTGAAGATTATGGCTTTAGCCGTGACGATGTGATTTTGCAGAAAACCCCATTCAGTTTCGATGTCTCCGTATGGGAATTCTTCTGCCCACTGTGGGTGGGCGCGACCCTTGTGATGGCCAAGCCTGAAGGGCATAAAGACCCACAATATCTGCGTGAGCTTATCGAGCGTCGCCAAGTGTCGATATTGCACTTTGTGCCACCGATGCTGCAGATGTTCCTAGAAGGCTGTGAGGCTGATGATTGCCCAAGTCTGCGTTTGATGTTCTGTAGTGGTGAAGCGTTACCAGCAGAAACCATTCGTCGCACGTACCAGATGTTGCCTCATATAGAACTGCATAACCTATATGGCCCAACGGAAGCAGCGGTGGATGTGACCCAATGGCACTGCCCACGTAATTTAGCTGGTGACCGAGTCTCTATTGGTTCATCGGTAGCGAACACACGGATGTACGTGTTAGATGCGCAAGGTCAACCCGCGCCGGTGGGCGTAGCGGGTGAAATCTTTATCGGTGGTATTCAGGTGGCGCGCGGTTACTTAAACCGGGATGACCTGACGGCAGAGCGTTTTGTGCGTGACCCGTTTGTTGCTGAAGGCGCCATGTACAAAACGGGCGACGTGGGTCGCTGGTTGCCAGACGGAACTATTGAATACCAAGGCCGTAATGATGACCAAGTGAAAATCCGCGGCTTCCGTGTAGAGCTGGGCGAAATATCGTCGGCCTTGAAAGGTTGCCAAGCGGTACTCGAAGCGGTGGTTATCGCGAAAGGAAGTAGCGCCAATAAGCGTTTGATTGGCTACTTTACCTCGGAAAGCGACTTATCGATTGAAGCGTTAAAAGCAGAAATGGGTGAGCGTTTACCAGAATACATGGTGCCAGCGGCGTTAGTTCAAATTGCAGAAATTCCATTGACGCCAAACGGAAAAATGGATCGTAAAGCGTTGCCAGAGCCAAGTGACGATGCTTTTGTGCGTCGCGACTATGTCGCACCACAAGGTGAGGTAGAGAACGAGTTGGCAACCATTTGGCAAACCTTGTTAGACACTGCGCAAGTGGGTCGTTTTGACAACTTCTTTAGTTGGGCGGACACTCACTGTTAG